Proteins from a genomic interval of Quercus robur chromosome 9, dhQueRobu3.1, whole genome shotgun sequence:
- the LOC126701105 gene encoding two-component response regulator 24-like — MGAEVDHICPTGMSGGSAEGNDKSEGFRLRPPKCLGRPYHNGGVCQIIQTGLLRSYGVETEVVETGEAVVELIASGATFNLIIIEMLLPILNGPETVRQIRAMGAQGKILGITTFFDERDQQEFLAAGADEFIEKPLSPEIVIPIIRGLDN, encoded by the exons ATGGGAGCAGAAGTTGATCATATTTGCCCCACTGGAATGAGTGGAGGCTCAGCTGAAGGGAATGACAAGAGCGAGGG ATTTCGCCTTAGGCCTCCAAAATGCTTAGGCCGGCCTTATCATAATGGAGGAGTATGCCAAATCATACAGACGGGACTCCTACGTTCCTATGGTGTGGAAACAGAAGTTGTAGAGACTGGGGAGGCTGTTGTGGAGCTCATTGCCTCTGGagcaactttcaatctcatTATCATTGAGATGCTTCTACCTATCCTGAATGGCCCTGAG ACTGTTAGGCAGATTCGTGCTATGGGTGCTCAAGGCAAGATTTTGGGGATCACTACATTTTTTGATGAAAGGGACCAACAAGAATTTCTTGCTGCTGGAGCAGACGAGTTCATTGAAAAGCCATTGTCACCAGAAATTGTGATCCCAATCATAAGGGGGCTCGACAACTAG
- the LOC126700289 gene encoding two-component response regulator 24-like → MGAEVDHVSPMGMSGGSAEGNDKSEGLRFSCKNKLTALVVDNGGVCRAIQTALLRSYGVETEAVEAGEAAVELIASGATFNLIIIEMLLPVLNGPETVRQIRAMGAQSKILGITAFFDERDQQEFLAAGAGEFIEKPLSPEIVIPIVRELDN, encoded by the exons ATGGGAGCAGAAGTTGATCATGTTTCCCCCATGGGAATGAGTGGGGGCTCAGCTGAAGGGAATGACAAGAGTGAAGGGCTGCGCTTTTCCTGCAAAAACAAGCTGACAGCGCTTGTGGTGGATAATGGAGGAGTATGCCGAGCCATACAGACGGCACTCCTACGTTCCTATGGTGTGGAAACAGAAGCTGTAGAGGCTGGGGAGGCTGCAGTGGAGCTCATTGCCTCTGGagcaactttcaatctcatTATCATTGAGATGCTTCTGCCTGTCCTGAATGGCCCTGAG ACTGTTAGGCAGATTCGTGCCATGGGTGCCCAAAGCAAGATTTTGGGGATCACTGCATTTTTTGATGAAAGGGACCAACAAGAATTTCTTGCTGCTGGAGCGGGCGAGTTCATTGAAAAGCCATTGTCACCAGAAATTGTGATCCCAATCGTAAGGGAGCTCGACAACTAG
- the LOC126701106 gene encoding two-component response regulator 24-like — protein sequence MGAAVDHVSPMGMSGGSAEGNDKSEGQRFSCKNKLTALVVDNGAVCRAIQTALLCSYGVETEAVETGEAALQFIASGATFNLIIIEMLLPVLNGPETARQIRAMGAQSKILGISAFFDERHQQEFLAAGADRFIEKPLSPEIVIPIIWELDN from the exons ATGGGAGCAGCAGTTGATCATGTTTCCCCCATGGGCATGAGTGGAGGCTCAGCTGAAGGGAATGACAAGAGTGAAGGGCAGCGCTTTTCCTGCAAAAACAAGTTGACAGCTCTTGTGGTGGATAATGGAGCTGTATGCCGAGCAATACAGACAGCACTCCTATGTTCCTATGGCGTGGAAACAGAAGCCGTAGAGACTGGGGAGGCTGCACTGCAGTTCATTGCCTCTGGagcaactttcaatctcatTATCATTGAGATGCTTCTGCCTGTCCTGAATGGCCCTGAG ACTGCTAGGCAGATTCGTGCCATGGGTGCCCAAAGCAAAATTTTGGGGATCTCTGCATTTTTTGATGAAAGGCACCAACAAGAATTTCTTGCTGCTGGAGCGGATAGGTTCATTGAAAAGCCATTGTCACCAGAAATTGTGATCCCAATCATATGGGAGCTCGACAACTAA